The genomic segment tttttttctttttatctcccTCAGGGTTGGAACTGTGCGACCCTCCCCATCGTCTGATGGTTGCTATGGTCAGTGGTTTCTTCGGCGTGGTGGCAGAACTGCTGTTGCCAGGCATTGCTGTTCTTTCCCGCGATTGGCCCGTCCTCCAGGCGGTGGCTACTTTGCCTTTAGTCCTTCTGCTGTCCTATTGGTGGTGAGTCAGCTGGTAGTGTTTTTGGAGGTGCACAGGTGGACacgctgtttgtttgtttttttcgaTGTGCCGTCCTCACGCCATAACATAATGCGATCTTCGTTCCTGCATGCTGAGCTGCTCCTGTCTCAGGCCTCTTCAAACAAGCCACACCCGAGTTCACAAGAATCTCCATGTTTGTTTAATTATTAACTGGGATATTTTAGTAGATAACCCCCAgggttggtttgttttttcaggaGTCCTCACTCAAACTGCTTTTACATGAGACCCTATAACAACAAGTGTTATCACTCACTCAGATGCTATGAAACATTGCCAGGTAACAGCTTAAAGGCCTCAGGAGAGGctgtgtcattttattttgcattgGGAATctacaaaactaacattgtgtGCTCTGGACTAAAAAttgttcatgcatttgtgtcatcatGGCTAGACAGCTGAAATGCCATATTTACCAGGTTAgatttggaaaaaaacaaaaacaaaaaactgtcagTACTCCAAGCagacattttgtatttttattcacCTTACGTTGACTTTCAGACTTAAACTTTAAAATTCTCATGCTTGCATGCAGAGTACTAAATGGACAAGCTCCAAACTATAAATCTTCCAGATGATGCGACAGATGtaaacacactgctgctcactgtCTTCGCTTACGAGCTCAGATCTATTAGTCGTCTCTCGTACTGAAGGCTGAGGAggacagagcctttcagtctgtggcaGCAAGACTGAAACAATTTACCAATCCAGCTCCATTTAGCCGTCTGTGGAGTCTTTTCTGTCTGGCACCATAAGCATACTTTATAcatgtatttacatttatatgcaCTTTGCTTTGGGAGCTGACACTTTTTTGTTAATTATACCAGAACAAATTATAGCtatatgataaataaataaatacttaagACCTTCAGCTTATATTTGAGGGGCTGATCAAAAATATTGTATTTACTGTTGACAAATTAAACCATTTTAGACACGGCCTCAAAATTGTTTATACCTTGTTTCTGTTCTCtaatgatttaattttttttcctcccagaaGAGGGAGACTATTTCACTTTCACCCTGTTGTTGTCACAGCAACAGCTTCCAACtacaaatacaataattgaatCATCTCAAGTCTTATTGAATTTCTGGACATTTCAAGGACATGATGTTGACCACACATGTCCTTGAAACGGCCTTGTCCTTGACATTTGTCTAATTGCACTCGAACCTCAGGTGGAGGGGGAACTGTATATAAACGTGTCTGTAATTCTCAGCTGTAAACAATGtactgtatttaaaagatggatggagcTTTCAGGCTGGAAAGTGAAGCCAATGCAAAATACTTTAAACATGCATTTTTCTCTAATGcccagcagggggcaactccTACCTTGTACACTGCTTAGTCAATGGGGAAGAAAAATGACCCCAATGTCTATATTTTGTCTATAAAGCAGAGTATGTCTACCTTATGATTTCTCATTTTTACCCACTCATAAgatcaagtttaaaaaacacattaatacaGATTTTCACTTACTTGGCCATAACATGGTGACTAAAGCACTTATGTTGTTGCTGTTTGAGATGTCAAAGCCTTTTGATTTGCTATTGATCTTTGTGATAGATAATAgcagggggttttttttctacagCTGTCCGTCAGTATTTCCAGAGTCTCCTCGCTGGCTGCTGGCCACAGTTCAGATTCCTCAAGCGAAGAGGAGCCTTCAGGAATTCTCTAAAAGAAATGGTGTTTTTCTACAAGACGACCTCTACCCTGGCGAAACCCTGCTgtcaggtacacacacacacacacacacacacacacacctctctctAGGATTTCTCTGCAGGCGTGTACAGTTTTCTCCTGGTTGTTGAAACACAGGTGCTAAACCTTAAACATGAAGCATTAAGAGAGGGAAAAATCTGGACCTCTCCAATTTCTAAACCCTGGTATTTCGTTGGTAGAAGcaacacatatttccacatcaAACTCGTGGGGTTTAACTTTGGACATcctttgttttgggtttttttggtttttgttttgtttacttttttagtTAAAATGATTTCCCTGTTTCTGGTTACAGAGATTGATTCGGTGTACGGCGAGGACAGTCAGCCACGATACCACACTGCTCTGGAGCTGCGTCGGACTCGCGTCATCTGGAAGAACTGCCTCATACTCGGCTTCACCTTGTGAGTTTTCACTCTTCATGAAATCAGCGGTCACGAGTCAGGGGCGCTACAGTTAagtccataaatatttggacaatTTTGGTTCTGTGCATCACcagaattaattttaaatgaaacaactcaGATGGAGTTGAAGTGcacactttcagctttaattcagtgggTTGAACAAAAAGATTCTTTTTGATCAGCAGTGGGTTTTTCCTTGGATCTCTCCGATGGTGCCAtgttttgcccagtctctttcttattgttgaatcatgaactctgaactTCAAATGAGAACTCGAGTTCCTTTTTAAGTGATATCGAGATCCAACTGGCAGTAATCAGACCTGAGTGTGGCTGGTGAAACTGAACTAAGctttctaagaaaaaaaaaaaaaagtaagagtTAGTTCATGATTTAGCAAGGAAGGCAGCTACTTTTCCACACAGGGCCAAGTATGTTTTGTgagcttttttccccttgttaaataaagggttgtctttgtctaatataaaaaaatgttgacctgAAATGTGGAAATGTTGGAAATATGTCAAAGTAAAAAATGAGGAAGGGGGGGAAATACTTTGTCATCAGCTGTACACGTCAGTGGTTTGTTACTTTGTTATCGGTTGAACAGAAGAGGTCAAATTAAAGGGGaaacaattcatttgtttttgtttgtgttgctaTGGCATCAACCATGAGGGCAGGAAATGTACAACTAGCTTTCCATATTTGCTGCGCTCAAAAACCGCAAGCGCCATGACAGGTCCACAGAGCTAGATGACCAGAGATATTCCCTAACGGGTAATTTTTAGGATTTGAGGTACCCGCTTTCAACCtgattattctattttttttcctttgccatCCAGATTCATTGGAACAGGCATCCAGTACTGCTTCACCAAAAACCTGCACACTTTCTCCAACAAGTTCTACTTCAGCTACTTCCTCCGGGTGGTAACTGGAGCGCTCGCCTGCATCTTCCTGTGTTTGTCCATCAATCACTTTGGCCGACGTGGCATGCTTCTCCTCTCTGCCATCATCACTGGACTGTCTTCACTCCTGCTGCTGGCCCTAACACCATGTATGTAACATCCACACAGGCCCATAAGATCTACTGTAAATTCCCTTCAGAGTTTCCTTGGTATCCTTTAAAAAGTTTTGGATCACATCCCAGAAAGTTTTTCACTCTGTGGTTTTAATGACACTTTTGATGTTTGTGTTCGACAGACCTGCAGGGCGGCCTGGTGCTGGTGCTCTCCGTTGTGGGTTTGTTGTTCTCTCAGGCTCTCGCCATGCTCAGTGCATTCTTCACCTGTGAGGTGATGCCAACTGTAGTTCGGTAAATGTCTCTTTGTTCTCGATTAAACTGAAAATAGGACGTATTGATGCCATTTGCTGCAAAGTCGAAAGGAAGTTTTAAagtacaaaggaaaaaaacaggatGAAACAAAGTAGCGTGCGATCTTTTCACCTTGGTGATTTATTCTCCTTTTCCTGtgcttcctctctctcttccagaGGTGGCTGCCTTGGCCTGGTCCTGGCATTGGGTTGCGTTGGCAGGGCCGCCTCCTCCCTGATGGAGCTCCAGAACAATGGTGGCTATTTCCTCCATCATGTTGTCTTCGCCTCCTTCGCTGTCCTCTCCGTCCTCTGCATAATGCTTCTACCTGAAAGCAAACGGAAGCCACTCCCAGATTCCATGAAGGACGGCGAGAACCAGAGGCGACCACCCCTCTTCCTGTCGCAGCCCACCAGAGACAGCCTCCCTCTACTGCATACGCGTGCCCCTTTGTCGGAGTACAACCCGGATAACTACTCCCGCCTGGTGTCTGCCACCAGGAAGATGTTGACTAAAGATTCTTTGCCTTACAGGATTGCTGTTCCTGCTCATCCCCCTCTGCTGtcaaacaatgaaacacaggaaCCAGAAACTCTGAAAGATGTGTCTTAAATTTAacccttctcctcctctttacACTCTAGCTTGAGGGGATGAGTCGAAATGTTACCTCTGACAGGCTATGATAAGCCTTCAGTGGAAGGGTCGGTGACTAGCTCTTCATAACTCATCTGGAGAGCTGGATGCACTTTAGAGCAATGGCTCCAACTTTGTCAGTTTTCATAAATATTTCCATCTGGTCTCTTTACATTTTGTTACTGTGCAGTGGCGTCTTCACACACGGATCCAGGTCCACCGCTGCAGAACGATGGCCTCCTTTTGCTGTATTTTGTCAGCCTTTTCTGAGGTGTAGGAATATGTTGGTACATTCCCAGTGCAGCTGGGGTCACACTGCTCATGTCTGTGGTAGGCATTCAAAGCAAACTGGCACACTCCAGTGTTACCAGAGGAGCTCTCTGTCATGTAAAGCCCTTTGTGTGCATTTCTCAGTAACACAGGAGTTCTTCATTAAGTCTG from the Oreochromis niloticus isolate F11D_XX linkage group LG1, O_niloticus_UMD_NMBU, whole genome shotgun sequence genome contains:
- the slc22a31 gene encoding putative solute carrier family 22 member 31 — encoded protein: MDYETKVFPHTGGYGRYNRIVVVFSWFPSFAVTLNLFSDVFYTLIPDSYHCKPDPTLLPSAFLLSNFSTQGYLNLTIPWVNGSGRSQCELYKYPPNSSDLSENAPRERVPCTTGWEYSHVAGLQSNFVTEWNLVCSDYWKIPVQHICFMTGWILGYIFLGTLCDWLGRRRGFLLSVSLSSLLGVAVCLSRSVVVFLLLRLSQGASLAGLFVSSYIARLELCDPPHRLMVAMVSGFFGVVAELLLPGIAVLSRDWPVLQAVATLPLVLLLSYWCCPSVFPESPRWLLATVQIPQAKRSLQEFSKRNGVFLQDDLYPGETLLSEIDSVYGEDSQPRYHTALELRRTRVIWKNCLILGFTLFIGTGIQYCFTKNLHTFSNKFYFSYFLRVVTGALACIFLCLSINHFGRRGMLLLSAIITGLSSLLLLALTPYLQGGLVLVLSVVGLLFSQALAMLSAFFTCEVMPTVVRGGCLGLVLALGCVGRAASSLMELQNNGGYFLHHVVFASFAVLSVLCIMLLPESKRKPLPDSMKDGENQRRPPLFLSQPTRDSLPLLHTRAPLSEYNPDNYSRLVSATRKMLTKDSLPYRIAVPAHPPLLSNNETQEPETLKDVS